In the genome of Salvia miltiorrhiza cultivar Shanhuang (shh) unplaced genomic scaffold, IMPLAD_Smil_shh original_scaffold_371, whole genome shotgun sequence, one region contains:
- the LOC131004299 gene encoding probable purine permease 4, translating to MVVEMQLLMGLSATAFATTGMAADGGFTDLEFESAAGFDRGAAAYWWTIWGAAVAWQMSFLGTAGMVFLTTSLTGGVCTTALLAVNVAGGVVVYSDEFGGVKAPPPSSAPPNFLVFNGENRERERGRWESMIELADIVL from the exons ATGGTGGTGGAGATGCAGCTGCTGATGGGGCTCTCGGCCACGGCGTTCGCCACGACGGGGATGGCAGCGGACGGCGGGTTCACGGACTTGGAATTCGAGAGCGCGGCGGGGTTCGATCGCGGTGCGGCGGCGTATTGGTGGACGATTTGGGGGGCCGCTGTGGCGTGGCAGATGTCGTTCCTGGGGACCGCGGGGATGGTGTTCCTGACAACGTCGCTGACGGGCGGGGTGTGCACGACGGCGCTGCTGGCGGTGAACGTGGCCGGAGGGGTGGTGGTGTACAGCGACGAGTTCGGCGGCGTGAAGGCGCCACCTCCTTCCTCGGCACCGCCCAA TTTTCTGGTGTTTAATGGGGAAAAtcgtgagagagaaagaggtagATGGGAGAGTATGATTGAACTTGCAGATATAGTTTTATGA